A single Pseudobdellovibrionaceae bacterium DNA region contains:
- a CDS encoding 2-oxo acid dehydrogenase subunit E2: MATQEVNLPDIGEGVTEGELVKWLVKPGDKVEPDQPVAEVMTDKATVEVPTPVAGVVKELLRQEGDIIPIETAMLVLETDGAAKTAPAPKHEEPKPAPAMAAASGPAPTAAVVARPTPTSGGMEVYPPAASSKILATPGTRRLAREFGVDINNLPGTGPLGRVTREDVIRAKDLSSGLGATVAGRPTMQMPPKVAYQGAGGEMEERVPLRGIRKKIAENLQMAKQIVPHFTLMEEVNVTELVHFRNQAKEAGEKAGVKVTYLPFVMKALIATIREFPMFNASIDDAAGEIVYKKYFNLGFAADTPNGLLVPVVKNADQKTIIEMSRDIKDLALKARDGKLALDEMKGATITITNIGSVGGVYATPIINHPEVAILGMYKITERPIWVDGEWWPAQFMNFTITCDHRLIDGAVAANFMKAFATRIENPSTLMLDMM; the protein is encoded by the coding sequence ATGGCTACTCAAGAAGTGAATCTTCCTGATATTGGTGAAGGAGTCACAGAAGGGGAATTGGTGAAGTGGCTGGTAAAGCCCGGTGATAAGGTAGAGCCGGATCAGCCGGTAGCCGAAGTCATGACAGATAAAGCGACTGTCGAGGTGCCCACACCTGTTGCTGGGGTGGTGAAAGAGCTCCTTCGTCAGGAAGGGGACATCATTCCCATCGAAACGGCGATGTTGGTTTTAGAGACCGATGGTGCTGCCAAGACGGCTCCTGCGCCAAAACATGAAGAGCCTAAGCCCGCGCCCGCCATGGCCGCGGCCTCTGGCCCAGCGCCGACCGCAGCTGTGGTTGCCAGACCCACGCCCACTTCGGGAGGCATGGAAGTTTATCCGCCGGCGGCAAGTAGTAAGATTTTGGCCACTCCCGGGACACGTCGTTTGGCCCGTGAATTTGGAGTGGACATCAACAACTTGCCAGGCACCGGACCCTTGGGGCGAGTGACTCGCGAGGATGTGATTCGCGCTAAAGACTTGAGCAGTGGACTGGGTGCCACGGTTGCGGGTCGACCAACCATGCAGATGCCGCCAAAGGTGGCCTATCAAGGTGCTGGTGGGGAAATGGAAGAGAGAGTTCCTCTGCGCGGGATTCGCAAGAAGATCGCCGAGAACCTGCAAATGGCCAAGCAGATCGTGCCTCACTTTACTTTGATGGAAGAAGTCAATGTGACCGAGTTGGTCCACTTCCGAAATCAGGCAAAAGAGGCGGGCGAAAAGGCAGGGGTCAAGGTGACTTATCTGCCATTTGTCATGAAGGCTTTGATTGCTACTATTCGTGAATTCCCGATGTTCAACGCCTCAATTGACGATGCGGCTGGCGAAATCGTCTACAAAAAATACTTCAATCTGGGCTTTGCGGCCGACACCCCCAACGGACTTTTGGTACCGGTGGTGAAAAATGCAGATCAAAAGACGATCATTGAAATGAGCCGCGACATCAAAGACCTGGCACTTAAGGCTCGGGATGGGAAGTTGGCACTGGATGAGATGAAGGGCGCGACGATCACCATCACCAACATTGGCAGTGTGGGTGGGGTTTATGCCACTCCGATCATCAATCATCCAGAGGTCGCAATTCTCGGTATGTACAAGATCACCGAGCGTCCGATTTGGGTCGATGGCGAGTGGTGGCCAGCTCAGTTTATGAATTTCACTATTACCTGTGATCATCGTTTGATTGACGGAGCCGTCGCTGCCAACTTTATGAAGGCCTTTGCCACGCGAATTGAGAATCCTTCAACCTTGATGCTCGACATGATGTAA
- the lpdA gene encoding dihydrolipoyl dehydrogenase: MFVSQTFDVCVIGAGPGGYVAAIRSAQLGLNTCVIEREALGGVCLNVGCIPSKAMITAAHFLHRAQHDAPEMGFEIPGEIKVNMKKLVAWKQSVCDKMSGGVSMLLKGNKVTIINGDATFKTAQELTVKSSSGTQSVMAKSFIIATGSRPIEIPGFAFDEKNVLSSTGALALDSVPKRIAVIGGGYIGLEISSYLAKLGAEVEVIEAASGVLSGAADPECVQVVQRRLKKNGVKIHTGAKAKSYKQNGKTMEVRLEVNGKEEAIKVDKVLVTVGRRPNSDQMNLKGIGLNIDDKGFIKVNAQRRTNLPHVFAIGDIAGQPMLAHKASHEGVLVAEVIGGQNRAYDAKTVPAVIFTDPEIASAGWTEEECKAHGHKELKVGKFPFAANGRAVSMMETDGFVKIIADAKTHLVLGVHIVGPEASNLVSEAVLAVEMGATLEDLALSIHPHPTLGETMMEAAEAALGHAIHVIQRPLNRGNGSNARANP, encoded by the coding sequence ATTTTTGTGAGTCAGACTTTTGATGTTTGTGTGATCGGTGCAGGTCCTGGTGGATATGTGGCGGCGATTCGTTCGGCACAGTTGGGATTGAACACTTGCGTGATAGAGAGAGAGGCCCTGGGCGGTGTTTGCCTAAACGTTGGATGTATTCCCAGTAAAGCCATGATCACTGCGGCCCACTTTCTTCACCGCGCCCAGCATGATGCTCCGGAAATGGGTTTTGAAATCCCCGGTGAGATCAAAGTGAATATGAAAAAGCTGGTCGCCTGGAAGCAATCAGTCTGCGACAAGATGTCTGGTGGCGTGTCCATGCTCCTAAAAGGGAATAAAGTGACCATCATCAATGGCGACGCCACTTTCAAAACCGCGCAGGAATTGACAGTGAAGTCTTCCTCGGGAACTCAGTCCGTTATGGCCAAGAGCTTTATTATTGCCACAGGTTCGCGCCCCATTGAGATTCCCGGATTTGCCTTTGATGAGAAGAATGTGTTGTCCTCGACTGGGGCACTGGCTTTGGACTCAGTTCCCAAACGCATTGCCGTAATTGGTGGTGGCTATATTGGACTGGAGATCAGCTCTTATTTGGCTAAACTTGGTGCCGAAGTGGAAGTCATCGAAGCCGCTAGTGGAGTTTTGAGTGGTGCCGCTGATCCAGAGTGTGTACAGGTGGTGCAGCGTCGCCTGAAGAAAAACGGCGTGAAAATTCATACTGGAGCCAAGGCTAAATCCTATAAGCAAAACGGTAAGACCATGGAAGTCCGCCTTGAAGTGAATGGCAAGGAAGAGGCCATCAAGGTGGACAAGGTGTTGGTCACTGTTGGTCGCAGGCCAAATTCTGACCAAATGAATCTCAAAGGGATAGGTCTGAACATTGACGACAAGGGCTTTATCAAGGTCAACGCCCAGAGGCGAACAAATCTGCCCCATGTGTTTGCCATTGGTGATATAGCCGGACAACCTATGTTGGCCCACAAAGCCAGTCATGAGGGCGTACTGGTCGCTGAAGTTATTGGTGGGCAAAATCGGGCCTACGATGCCAAGACTGTCCCCGCTGTCATCTTCACTGATCCTGAGATCGCTTCGGCGGGATGGACGGAGGAAGAGTGCAAGGCCCACGGTCACAAGGAGCTCAAAGTTGGCAAATTCCCTTTCGCAGCCAACGGTCGTGCAGTTTCGATGATGGAAACCGATGGTTTTGTTAAAATCATTGCCGACGCTAAAACTCACCTTGTTCTCGGTGTTCACATTGTTGGTCCCGAGGCGAGCAACCTGGTCAGTGAGGCCGTGCTGGCGGTTGAAATGGGTGCCACACTCGAAGACTTGGCTCTATCTATTCATCCTCATCCCACTCTTGGGGAAACCATGATGGAGGCAGCTGAGGCAGCTCTTGGACACGCGATTCATGTGATTCAACGTCCCTTGAATCGGGGAAACGGCAGTAATGCGAGAGCCAACCCGTGA
- the lipB gene encoding lipoyl(octanoyl) transferase LipB: MREPTREETPLRGPLSQLPFHVEDWGLVGYGEALAKQVELVEAVRSGQSKDTLVFCSHPPVVTLGRSSQEQDLDGWQGEVHEVSRGGRATYHGPNQLVIYPIISLSADSREFLHQKDVHSYLRCLESALVRTLQSYGLKASVSSSTAAEDDSLKMTGVWVGDRKVASIGVAVRGWVTYHGVALNVDHDPDAFKGISPCGFSQATMISLEYLLGQKVDRSELQSLLIDSFNHYFS, from the coding sequence ATGCGAGAGCCAACCCGTGAAGAGACCCCATTAAGGGGTCCCTTATCTCAATTGCCCTTCCACGTGGAGGACTGGGGCCTTGTTGGCTATGGCGAGGCCCTGGCCAAGCAGGTGGAATTGGTTGAAGCGGTGAGATCTGGCCAGAGTAAAGACACTTTGGTCTTTTGCAGCCATCCTCCCGTCGTCACTCTAGGCCGCTCGTCGCAAGAACAGGATTTGGATGGCTGGCAGGGTGAAGTTCACGAGGTTTCGCGTGGCGGAAGGGCCACTTATCATGGTCCCAATCAGTTAGTGATCTATCCAATCATTTCTTTGAGTGCCGACAGCCGTGAGTTTCTTCACCAGAAGGACGTGCACAGTTATTTGCGCTGTCTGGAATCAGCCTTAGTCCGCACTCTTCAGTCGTATGGTTTAAAGGCAAGTGTTAGCTCATCTACAGCAGCAGAGGACGACTCGCTAAAAATGACCGGAGTTTGGGTGGGAGACCGCAAGGTGGCCTCCATTGGTGTCGCCGTTCGCGGCTGGGTCACCTATCATGGTGTGGCCCTCAATGTGGATCATGATCCTGATGCTTTTAAGGGGATCAGTCCCTGCGGTTTTTCTCAGGCGACCATGATTTCCCTTGAATATTTGCTTGGTCAAAAAGTGGATCGCTCCGAACTCCAAAGCCTCCTCATCGACTCTTTCAATCACTACTTTTCCTAA
- a CDS encoding biopolymer transporter ExbD, with the protein MGAKISGDNDGTIAEINIVPFVDIILVVLIIFMVTTPFIMKPSINVNLPKAASGDESTPSQLAITVAADGRTLLNGRAAVDEEISIFANNLSKTHPEVQAIITADRDVTHGRVVTLIDIVKAAGVKKFAITIDKK; encoded by the coding sequence ATGGGGGCAAAAATCTCAGGAGATAACGACGGTACGATTGCCGAAATCAACATTGTCCCCTTTGTTGATATTATTCTTGTGGTGTTGATTATTTTTATGGTCACCACTCCCTTCATCATGAAGCCAAGTATCAACGTAAACTTGCCGAAAGCCGCAAGTGGCGATGAGTCCACACCTTCCCAGCTTGCGATTACCGTTGCTGCCGATGGCAGAACCCTGCTGAACGGTCGCGCAGCTGTTGATGAAGAGATCAGTATTTTCGCGAATAATTTGTCGAAGACTCACCCAGAAGTTCAGGCCATTATCACCGCCGACCGAGATGTAACTCACGGCCGCGTCGTCACTCTCATTGATATTGTCAAAGCTGCCGGCGTGAAAAAGTTCGCCATCACTATCGATAAAAAATAG
- a CDS encoding MotA/TolQ/ExbB proton channel family protein, producing MLTDKFFLIAEAGHEATLWLLILLSILSIAFILERLISIRRVKASSNKISHRLRETLQSNNLADLEDLSRDRETLEGRALAYGLRHVKENGAVGLEEIFNTYAQTERPKLEKYLNFLATVGSNAPFIGLLGTVFGIMDAFRGLATSQGDAAAVMIGISKALVATAIGLLVAIPAVIAYNHFNKQVRGIFQNLEGVRDLCIAYAKSLKGKA from the coding sequence ATGTTAACTGACAAGTTTTTCCTCATTGCCGAAGCCGGACACGAAGCAACTCTTTGGCTTCTCATCCTACTGAGTATTTTAAGCATCGCCTTTATTTTGGAGCGCTTGATTTCCATTCGCCGGGTCAAGGCGTCTTCAAACAAGATCTCACACCGGCTGCGCGAAACTCTCCAAAGCAACAATCTGGCCGACCTGGAAGACCTCAGCCGTGACCGAGAGACTCTCGAGGGCCGGGCTCTGGCCTATGGCCTTCGCCACGTGAAAGAAAACGGCGCCGTAGGACTTGAGGAAATCTTTAACACCTACGCTCAAACTGAGAGACCAAAGCTGGAAAAGTACCTTAACTTTTTGGCCACAGTTGGTTCCAATGCTCCTTTTATCGGACTACTGGGAACGGTATTTGGAATCATGGATGCCTTTCGCGGCCTGGCCACCAGCCAAGGGGACGCTGCCGCCGTGATGATTGGAATCTCCAAGGCCCTGGTCGCCACAGCAATCGGTCTACTCGTGGCCATTCCCGCCGTAATTGCCTACAACCACTTCAACAAACAAGTGCGGGGTATTTTTCAGAATCTCGAGGGTGTTCGGGATTTGTGCATTGCCTACGCCAAATCTCTTAAAGGGAAGGCCTGA
- a CDS encoding sulfatase-like hydrolase/transferase, which translates to MKTVEVSKTIVICICAFIVTLVLSGCNWGGKQTPSILIIAVEYLGFDSFSCGSNEDRDGRGLGGFAVFCDESVRFTHAFTPSVMSQASLSSVMTARYPFEHGVWHNGSQYLSSHFKTVAEIAIEKGYRTSFFSGGPPVWRKSGLSQGFEVFEDNVKPGLKLPYRPIMENIREFLQWWRREANDQPFFSVIYVPDLQFPDVTTFNDLGEARERSSAGQLKEVGESLGSLVRHLKDARRWDNTTVFLMGLNGRPKVGRPGELESYSLYSESAQVALYIKPARKKRDLALEWKIDKNVSLVDVGATLFDLLGSPIPSSAEKRLEIASLTGVLEKPEVSWNQDRILMVESGWPQWRGVGGSRFSLRKGHYFVLYDRRPKIFNTLIDRQEISPLSNKDPLYRSLELDILTYLQDKGFLPWSPLPGMLVAKLEIAKNLWRQKKDSQEARQRIGLIAKQRSWDRQLSGWQAELALSAGQWEDLKQLAEDSGEDLWEFVADVNLGKKTNLSDRGCEAVFLFGSKRFRRPGPQECEDELLMDLLKWVDSGKNSKRISLQDHFLRQYVQAKIEQRIGKWNFINALNWDVNVEIPGGPLLADLFLSLPRNRKYAAIVENRLLREN; encoded by the coding sequence ATGAAGACTGTGGAAGTGAGTAAGACGATTGTAATTTGCATTTGCGCATTCATAGTGACGTTGGTCCTGTCGGGCTGCAATTGGGGGGGGAAGCAGACTCCTTCAATTTTGATAATAGCCGTCGAGTACTTGGGCTTTGATTCCTTTTCCTGTGGATCAAATGAAGATCGGGATGGGCGAGGATTGGGAGGCTTTGCCGTCTTTTGTGACGAATCGGTGCGTTTCACTCACGCATTTACCCCATCTGTCATGAGTCAGGCCTCGCTTTCATCAGTTATGACGGCCCGCTATCCGTTTGAACATGGGGTCTGGCACAACGGTTCACAGTATTTGAGTTCCCACTTCAAAACTGTTGCGGAAATAGCCATTGAAAAAGGATATCGGACTTCATTTTTTTCCGGCGGCCCCCCTGTATGGCGAAAGTCTGGTCTCAGCCAGGGTTTTGAGGTTTTTGAGGATAACGTCAAGCCGGGGCTCAAGCTTCCTTATCGACCAATCATGGAAAATATTCGGGAGTTTCTGCAGTGGTGGAGGCGCGAAGCCAATGATCAGCCCTTTTTCTCGGTGATCTATGTACCTGATCTTCAGTTTCCTGACGTCACGACATTTAATGATCTTGGTGAAGCCAGAGAGAGATCGTCGGCGGGACAGTTGAAAGAGGTTGGGGAGAGCTTAGGTTCTCTCGTTCGCCACCTTAAAGATGCGCGTCGATGGGACAACACGACCGTATTTTTGATGGGACTCAATGGCCGGCCAAAGGTCGGGCGACCAGGAGAGCTTGAGTCTTACAGCCTCTACTCTGAATCCGCGCAGGTGGCCTTGTACATAAAGCCGGCACGAAAAAAGAGGGATCTGGCGCTAGAATGGAAGATCGATAAAAATGTTTCCCTTGTGGATGTGGGAGCCACCCTCTTTGATTTGCTCGGCTCACCAATTCCATCCTCGGCCGAAAAACGACTGGAAATTGCATCGCTAACAGGCGTTTTGGAAAAGCCCGAGGTTTCCTGGAATCAGGATCGAATTCTCATGGTCGAGTCAGGTTGGCCCCAGTGGAGGGGAGTCGGTGGGAGTCGGTTTTCACTGCGCAAAGGTCATTACTTCGTCCTTTATGATCGTCGGCCTAAGATTTTTAACACGCTTATTGATCGACAGGAAATATCCCCCCTGTCAAACAAGGACCCTCTCTACCGATCGCTTGAGCTCGATATATTGACTTATCTTCAGGACAAAGGATTTTTGCCCTGGTCACCCCTTCCGGGAATGCTTGTGGCAAAGCTTGAAATCGCAAAAAATCTTTGGCGGCAAAAGAAGGATTCCCAGGAGGCCCGACAACGGATTGGTCTGATCGCGAAGCAAAGATCCTGGGACCGTCAACTGAGCGGCTGGCAGGCGGAACTTGCCCTGAGTGCCGGTCAATGGGAAGATCTCAAGCAATTGGCTGAGGACTCGGGCGAGGACTTGTGGGAATTCGTGGCCGACGTTAATTTGGGGAAAAAGACCAATTTATCCGATAGAGGATGTGAGGCGGTCTTTCTGTTTGGCAGCAAACGTTTTCGTCGACCGGGCCCACAGGAATGTGAAGACGAATTGTTGATGGATTTATTGAAGTGGGTCGACTCGGGAAAGAACTCGAAACGGATTTCTCTCCAAGATCATTTTTTGCGTCAATACGTGCAGGCGAAAATTGAGCAGCGAATCGGGAAGTGGAATTTCATCAATGCATTAAATTGGGACGTCAATGTGGAGATCCCCGGAGGGCCGCTTCTGGCTGACCTATTCCTTTCTCTGCCTCGCAACCGCAAGTACGCAGCAATTGTCGAGAATCGTCTGTTACGGGAAAACTAA
- a CDS encoding radical SAM protein, with protein sequence MGMTVGVNLLGDEKICSFDCPYCELGRTNVRMNQIKKDIQFLSPEEIETKVREGLRDQVDSGVESIVVAGNGEPTLYPQFFEAMELLTTARDELMPDIPIVVMTNGAHLDARKTIMGLEMANEVMIKVDAGNEDVFKSVNSPLVRSNITKIIAGTRKLKRFSAQAFFVQGSIDNTTNVAVEEWMEVIGMMAPQKVYIYGLKRIPPISGLKAADEDTLYTIASKLKRRTSIEALVFP encoded by the coding sequence ATGGGGATGACTGTTGGCGTGAACCTACTCGGGGATGAGAAAATCTGTTCTTTTGACTGCCCCTATTGTGAGTTAGGCCGAACCAATGTCCGCATGAATCAAATAAAGAAGGACATTCAATTTCTTTCACCCGAGGAGATTGAAACGAAGGTTCGTGAAGGTTTGCGAGATCAGGTGGATTCCGGTGTTGAGAGTATCGTGGTCGCGGGAAATGGGGAGCCAACTCTATATCCCCAGTTTTTTGAAGCTATGGAGCTTCTCACCACAGCCAGGGATGAGCTAATGCCAGATATTCCTATTGTTGTCATGACCAATGGTGCCCATTTGGACGCCCGCAAGACCATTATGGGTCTGGAGATGGCAAATGAAGTCATGATCAAGGTGGATGCCGGAAATGAGGACGTTTTTAAATCCGTCAATAGCCCACTCGTTCGATCAAATATCACAAAAATAATTGCCGGAACCAGGAAGTTGAAAAGATTCTCTGCCCAAGCCTTTTTTGTTCAGGGCTCCATCGACAACACCACCAATGTCGCTGTAGAGGAGTGGATGGAAGTCATCGGCATGATGGCTCCTCAAAAGGTTTATATCTACGGCCTCAAAAGAATACCGCCAATATCTGGACTAAAGGCTGCCGACGAGGACACCCTTTATACTATCGCATCAAAGCTAAAGCGAAGAACCAGTATTGAGGCTTTAGTTTTCCCGTAA
- a CDS encoding FHA domain-containing protein — MARIRLKLHGKDVSVIDLVDGQEYISGRSQDCHIPLANQKGISRHHLKIYQDGDAWIAQLISRYGCLIYEGTEAEAIQLMDGTAFQVPPYEFVFVDTETPSAELAPIQTEDQPASPGKTNLTSASTSTAPTSAMPTPYGNGPGIPPAKQPPGNGLVPSGGGIPGIGGEHLPEGNLEATSPGLTDLTPYLRIRYPGHDRDDVLELEGNLWVAGRDANCEIPIDDGHVSRRHFELTQTNEGIYITDLGSANGTEVNGQPITPHEPFRLNSGDRIAIMDLTVVMELRDTNFKNKMMVVGDLPPPQVPATVDFNAPMPFNPNLYFDPEGPSAVKLGAPEPTGAKAFFIGLKKNKVRMALVVLVPLVLIGLMMPDKPKNGQTENSSQENGLLFENLTPEQKSAVKDIFNLARNHYTQGRYELCLAELNKLHEIIPFYEDSKSLQTHCVSGSEMTRENQELERKERMRLEAQQRIQYIVTECRTKLGNDASMDAAKECLGPAIELDPTDAGIMEILTAIEAREEQERQQMMQKNALQSRARAGESQYNKAKNLFQKGRLRDSIKEYERYLSGGFPDLKGLNPTAKRELASVRKQLDVKVQDKLSLCKSHYEKKNYKPAIEACNAALGEDPTHKEANSTKASVLSDLRREMKAIYEDSVLEESLGEIEGAKEKWKKIIQNDIESDDYYQKAKRKLRKYGIGM, encoded by the coding sequence ATGGCTAGGATTAGACTGAAATTACATGGCAAAGATGTTTCGGTGATCGACTTAGTCGATGGCCAAGAATACATTTCTGGCCGCAGCCAGGATTGCCATATTCCTTTAGCAAATCAAAAAGGGATTTCACGTCACCATCTCAAGATCTATCAAGATGGAGATGCATGGATTGCCCAACTCATCTCCCGTTATGGATGCTTGATTTACGAAGGTACAGAGGCTGAAGCCATTCAGCTTATGGATGGGACCGCTTTCCAGGTTCCCCCCTATGAATTTGTATTTGTCGATACTGAGACCCCCTCGGCCGAGCTTGCCCCGATTCAGACCGAGGACCAACCGGCAAGCCCTGGAAAAACCAATCTAACATCGGCGTCAACATCGACGGCGCCCACAAGTGCCATGCCGACTCCCTACGGAAACGGCCCTGGAATTCCACCAGCAAAACAGCCTCCTGGAAATGGGCTGGTGCCCTCTGGAGGAGGTATACCAGGCATCGGCGGTGAGCACCTACCCGAAGGCAATCTTGAAGCAACCTCTCCAGGTTTAACGGATCTAACTCCCTATTTGCGGATTCGCTATCCTGGCCACGACCGTGATGATGTTCTCGAATTGGAAGGAAACCTGTGGGTTGCTGGACGGGATGCCAACTGTGAGATTCCAATTGATGATGGGCACGTTAGCCGCCGCCACTTTGAGCTGACCCAAACAAATGAAGGTATTTACATTACTGACCTGGGTAGCGCCAATGGTACCGAGGTAAACGGACAGCCAATTACTCCGCATGAGCCATTCCGACTCAATAGCGGAGATCGCATCGCCATCATGGATCTCACCGTCGTTATGGAGCTTCGAGATACCAACTTTAAAAACAAGATGATGGTTGTTGGTGATCTACCTCCACCACAAGTTCCTGCAACGGTTGATTTTAACGCGCCGATGCCTTTCAATCCAAATCTGTATTTCGACCCAGAAGGCCCTTCGGCCGTGAAGCTTGGTGCTCCCGAGCCCACGGGAGCGAAAGCATTTTTCATTGGTCTTAAAAAGAACAAAGTGAGAATGGCTTTGGTTGTGTTAGTGCCTTTGGTGCTCATTGGACTGATGATGCCAGACAAACCCAAAAACGGCCAGACCGAGAATTCCTCGCAGGAAAATGGTCTACTATTTGAAAACCTCACACCTGAGCAGAAGTCAGCGGTTAAAGACATATTTAATCTCGCCCGAAATCATTACACGCAGGGCCGATACGAGCTGTGCCTGGCTGAACTCAACAAGCTACATGAAATCATACCATTTTATGAAGATTCCAAGTCACTACAAACCCACTGCGTTTCGGGTTCGGAGATGACAAGAGAAAACCAAGAGCTTGAACGCAAGGAGCGGATGCGCCTGGAAGCTCAACAAAGAATTCAGTATATCGTCACCGAATGCCGTACCAAACTTGGCAATGATGCCAGCATGGATGCCGCCAAGGAGTGTTTGGGTCCGGCTATTGAATTGGACCCCACAGATGCCGGTATCATGGAAATCCTCACTGCAATTGAAGCCCGTGAGGAACAAGAACGCCAGCAAATGATGCAAAAGAATGCCCTTCAGTCACGAGCCCGTGCCGGTGAGTCTCAGTATAATAAGGCGAAAAACCTCTTTCAGAAAGGACGCCTCCGCGACTCGATCAAGGAATATGAAAGGTATTTAAGTGGTGGATTCCCAGACTTGAAGGGACTTAACCCAACAGCAAAACGTGAGTTGGCCAGCGTACGCAAGCAGCTGGATGTGAAGGTTCAGGATAAGCTCTCCTTGTGTAAGTCCCATTACGAGAAGAAGAATTACAAACCGGCCATTGAAGCCTGTAACGCTGCCCTTGGCGAGGACCCGACTCACAAGGAAGCAAATAGCACCAAGGCCTCAGTTCTCTCCGACTTAAGAAGGGAAATGAAGGCCATATATGAAGACAGCGTCCTCGAGGAAAGTCTTGGCGAAATCGAAGGCGCCAAAGAGAAGTGGAAGAAGATCATCCAAAATGACATTGAATCGGACGACTATTATCAAAAAGCAAAACGAAAGCTTCGCAAGTACGGCATTGGAATGTAA
- a CDS encoding FHA domain-containing protein, protein MMKGGAAPALAPGFEFSLVVLKGEDQGAVYRLTGQQITIGRGQDNAIQFPNDMKCSRHHAVIEFNENGIEIENVSDSNHVIVDNKEIHRARIKHGSEIIIGETKLRLNVKTPTPAALGPAGVSGGLATRPDGSPLPPPEFGNQATENTFSPSKQKRGGGLFKLLVVGLGLLFVYIMTSTPTNKKEATEIRTDEAVEAEIEKANKLREAALAKKNKAGENSQQFESAQAAYVRGFRDYKQGNFGRASEAFQACLSLFPNHVLCNRYLGLARRRFNELVQYHMILGRKYREQAQYSACRASFRNVMVMVLDTNSAIYKEAKANYDACDTMLEDRF, encoded by the coding sequence ATGATGAAGGGTGGTGCGGCACCCGCACTTGCACCAGGATTTGAATTCTCGCTTGTCGTCCTCAAAGGCGAGGACCAGGGAGCTGTGTATCGTCTGACGGGACAACAGATCACCATTGGCCGCGGACAGGATAACGCTATTCAATTCCCGAACGACATGAAGTGCAGTCGTCATCACGCAGTGATTGAGTTTAATGAGAACGGTATTGAAATTGAGAATGTTTCTGATTCAAACCATGTAATTGTCGACAACAAGGAAATTCACAGGGCACGCATCAAACATGGTTCGGAAATCATAATTGGGGAAACCAAATTGCGGCTCAACGTTAAGACCCCCACTCCAGCAGCACTGGGGCCTGCTGGAGTAAGTGGCGGATTGGCTACCCGCCCGGACGGATCCCCATTGCCCCCTCCCGAGTTTGGCAATCAGGCGACGGAAAACACCTTTTCGCCCTCAAAGCAAAAAAGGGGCGGAGGTCTATTTAAGCTCTTGGTCGTTGGCCTTGGCCTACTGTTTGTCTACATCATGACCTCGACGCCAACTAATAAGAAAGAGGCCACTGAAATTCGAACTGATGAGGCCGTTGAGGCTGAAATCGAGAAGGCAAACAAACTGAGGGAAGCTGCCCTTGCCAAGAAAAACAAGGCTGGAGAAAACAGTCAGCAATTTGAAAGTGCTCAGGCGGCCTATGTACGCGGATTTCGTGACTACAAACAAGGTAATTTTGGTCGCGCGTCTGAGGCTTTTCAAGCTTGTCTGTCGCTGTTTCCCAATCATGTCCTGTGCAACCGCTACCTTGGTCTGGCAAGAAGAAGATTCAACGAACTTGTCCAATACCACATGATTTTGGGTAGAAAGTATCGAGAACAAGCTCAGTACTCAGCCTGCCGCGCTTCATTTCGAAACGTAATGGTCATGGTGCTGGACACAAACAGCGCCATATATAAGGAGGCGAAGGCCAACTATGACGCCTGTGACACGATGCTAGAGGATCGATTTTAA